The Candidatus Hydrogenedentota bacterium genome includes a window with the following:
- a CDS encoding DUF2157 domain-containing protein, with protein MSRRKAIAWLYGEFAELNAAGILSVEIIEQLRAHYGPVSIRSKRSTALLLFSILGAASIGLGIILLLAHNWNTLGRPIRTVLSFMPLMAGQALVWWTLLCRSRSTPWREGSGVFLALAVGACISLISQTYHIKGDMSTFLLTWIILGGPLVYVLDSTAVALLYLAGTTCWAAAVQFEHSQALLFWPLAAFLAPHIWQAFKKNPEGPRVQLLSWGLCAALPFATGFVLERTMPGLW; from the coding sequence ATGAGCAGAAGAAAGGCAATCGCGTGGCTCTACGGCGAGTTTGCCGAACTGAATGCAGCCGGCATCCTGTCCGTCGAGATAATCGAGCAGTTACGGGCCCACTACGGTCCCGTGTCGATACGCTCCAAACGAAGCACCGCCCTGTTGTTGTTCAGCATTCTGGGCGCCGCATCGATAGGGCTCGGCATTATCCTGTTGTTGGCCCACAACTGGAACACGCTGGGACGGCCCATTAGGACGGTCTTGTCGTTCATGCCCCTCATGGCGGGCCAGGCCCTCGTATGGTGGACGCTGCTGTGCCGATCGCGATCAACGCCGTGGCGCGAAGGGAGCGGAGTGTTTCTGGCGTTGGCGGTGGGCGCCTGCATCTCACTGATCAGCCAGACCTACCACATCAAGGGCGACATGAGCACGTTCCTGCTGACCTGGATCATCCTGGGCGGCCCGCTGGTGTACGTGCTTGACTCCACGGCGGTGGCGCTGTTGTACCTGGCAGGCACAACCTGCTGGGCGGCAGCGGTCCAGTTTGAACACAGCCAGGCGCTGTTGTTCTGGCCGCTGGCGGCGTTTCTGGCGCCCCACATCTGGCAGGCGTTTAAGAAAAATCCCGAGGGGCCGCGGGTACAATTGTTGTCGTGGGGTCTGTGTGCGGCCCTGCCGTTTGCGACGGGATTTGTCCTGGAGCGCACGATGCCGGGGCTGTGG